From the Streptomyces sp. Tu 2975 genome, one window contains:
- a CDS encoding PDZ domain-containing protein yields MPRRTATMLASTLVFIALLCAGVFLKVPYAEMSPGPTVNTLGSADGEPVLDISGRKTYPTTGHLNMTTVRVTGADYQMNLLEAVYGWLAHDNVVVPHDTLYPDGKTEEESTQENAEEFSQSQESAKVAALRELKMPVKARVVVSSVVKGSPSQNRLHAGDVIRAVDGTVVKQPEDVAKLVVKHKPGEDVVFTVVPADEAAAAEKAGKEPTGTEKVTVPTVKAEDDGRAIVGIQAGTDHTFPFEIDINLADVGGPSAGLMFALGIVDKLTSDDLTGGKFVAGTGTIDDAGKVGPIGGIEMKLVGARNAGAEYFLTPSDNCASAVSDIPEGLTLVKVDTIKDARKSLAKINSGATADLPSCSVG; encoded by the coding sequence ATGCCACGCCGCACCGCGACGATGCTCGCCTCCACCCTCGTCTTCATTGCGCTGCTCTGCGCAGGCGTGTTCCTCAAAGTCCCTTACGCGGAGATGTCGCCCGGACCGACGGTGAACACTCTCGGGTCCGCGGACGGCGAGCCGGTGCTCGACATCTCGGGCCGCAAGACGTACCCGACGACCGGCCACCTCAACATGACGACGGTCAGGGTCACCGGCGCCGACTACCAGATGAACCTCCTCGAGGCGGTCTACGGGTGGCTGGCGCACGACAACGTCGTGGTGCCGCACGACACCCTCTACCCGGACGGGAAGACGGAGGAGGAGTCGACGCAGGAGAACGCCGAGGAGTTCAGCCAGTCCCAGGAGAGCGCCAAGGTCGCCGCCCTGCGTGAGCTGAAGATGCCGGTCAAGGCCCGCGTCGTCGTCTCCTCCGTGGTCAAGGGATCGCCGTCGCAGAACAGGCTGCACGCAGGGGACGTGATCCGCGCCGTCGACGGCACCGTGGTCAAGCAGCCGGAGGACGTCGCCAAGCTCGTCGTGAAGCACAAGCCGGGTGAGGACGTCGTCTTCACCGTGGTGCCCGCGGACGAGGCGGCCGCCGCGGAGAAGGCGGGCAAGGAGCCCACGGGCACCGAGAAGGTGACGGTGCCGACGGTGAAGGCGGAGGACGACGGACGGGCGATCGTCGGGATCCAGGCAGGCACCGACCACACGTTCCCGTTCGAGATCGACATCAATCTGGCCGACGTCGGCGGGCCGAGCGCCGGTCTGATGTTCGCGCTGGGCATCGTCGACAAGCTCACCTCCGACGATCTGACCGGCGGCAAGTTCGTCGCAGGCACGGGCACCATCGACGACGCCGGCAAGGTCGGACCGATCGGCGGCATCGAGATGAAGCTCGTCGGCGCACGCAACGCGGGCGCCGAGTACTTCCTCACCCCCAGCGACAACTGCGCCTCCGCGGTCTCCGACATCCCGGAGGGACTGACCCTGGTGAAGGTGGACACCATCAAGGACGCGCGGAAGTCACTGGCCAAGATCAACTCGGGTGCAACCGCGGACCTGCCGAGCTGTTCGGTGGGCTGA
- a CDS encoding TerD family protein, with protein MAREFQRGHKAKISDLTPGTDLYVGVQIAAPGLTFDISCFGLDANEQLSDDRYFIFFNQPKSPEESVQLLGAQSGDTESFRVTLDRIPANIHRLSFTATIDGAGQMSQIGPGYIRIVAGGEEVVRYAFTGSEFTTERAVMLGDFYLKDVWRFAAVGQGFDGGLEALLKNFGGEVAEEEAPAAQQPQGAAPSFAPPPQAAAPAPAFGAPASQVPQAPQTPQPAPAFGAPAGQAPAAPQPQMHSAPTMAAPMTPPAGTVPPPAPSPYGQPPQQPQQPQYGQVPGQMPGQMPGQVPGQMPQPGMPSPYGQQTPAPYGQQPPGMPQGGMPQGVPQAGAGLQAALQPYRETATGQRWTPQNQQLMRVDLTMGGMPVLARQGSMVMYQGKVDFSYKGAGFAGRVVGNATGQEMQLMRCTGRGQVFLAEDGSHLHPIELQGDGICVSAENVLAFDESLQHEVRRIEGHGIPGGALFTMMFQGTGTVVVKTHGIPVVLPVTPTTFADCNAVVAWSAASQVILSSQVRLRRNAYPGHSGETVNLQFRGAPGNFIVVQPYEV; from the coding sequence ATGGCCAGGGAATTCCAACGCGGCCACAAGGCCAAGATCAGTGATCTCACTCCGGGAACGGATCTGTACGTAGGCGTGCAGATCGCGGCTCCTGGTCTGACCTTCGACATCAGCTGCTTCGGACTTGATGCCAACGAGCAGCTCTCCGACGACCGGTACTTCATCTTCTTCAATCAGCCGAAGTCGCCCGAGGAGTCCGTCCAACTGCTCGGCGCGCAGTCCGGCGACACCGAGTCGTTCCGCGTCACGCTCGACCGCATCCCGGCGAACATCCACCGGCTGTCCTTCACCGCCACGATCGACGGTGCCGGCCAGATGTCGCAGATCGGCCCCGGGTACATCCGCATCGTCGCAGGCGGCGAAGAGGTCGTCCGGTATGCCTTCACCGGCTCCGAATTCACGACCGAGCGCGCCGTGATGCTGGGTGACTTCTACCTCAAGGACGTGTGGCGTTTCGCCGCCGTCGGCCAGGGGTTCGACGGCGGTCTCGAGGCTCTGCTGAAGAACTTCGGCGGCGAGGTCGCGGAGGAGGAGGCGCCTGCCGCTCAGCAACCGCAGGGCGCCGCGCCGTCGTTCGCCCCGCCCCCGCAGGCGGCCGCCCCGGCTCCGGCCTTCGGTGCGCCCGCATCTCAGGTGCCGCAGGCTCCCCAGACGCCGCAGCCCGCACCGGCCTTCGGCGCGCCGGCGGGCCAGGCCCCCGCGGCCCCGCAGCCCCAGATGCACAGCGCCCCGACCATGGCGGCGCCGATGACGCCGCCGGCAGGCACCGTCCCCCCGCCCGCTCCGTCCCCGTACGGACAACCGCCCCAGCAACCGCAACAGCCTCAGTACGGGCAGGTCCCCGGGCAGATGCCGGGTCAGATGCCCGGACAGGTCCCCGGGCAGATGCCGCAGCCGGGCATGCCGTCGCCGTACGGCCAGCAGACTCCCGCCCCGTACGGTCAGCAGCCCCCCGGCATGCCGCAGGGTGGGATGCCCCAGGGCGTGCCCCAGGCCGGCGCCGGTCTCCAGGCGGCCCTGCAGCCGTACCGCGAGACCGCCACCGGCCAGCGCTGGACCCCGCAGAACCAGCAGCTCATGCGGGTCGACCTGACCATGGGCGGCATGCCCGTGCTGGCCCGCCAGGGCAGCATGGTCATGTACCAGGGCAAGGTCGACTTCAGCTACAAGGGTGCCGGGTTCGCCGGCCGGGTCGTCGGGAACGCCACCGGCCAGGAGATGCAGCTGATGCGCTGCACCGGACGCGGCCAGGTGTTCCTCGCCGAGGACGGCTCGCACCTGCACCCCATCGAGCTCCAGGGCGACGGGATCTGCGTCTCCGCCGAGAACGTCCTCGCCTTCGACGAGTCCCTTCAGCACGAGGTCCGCCGCATCGAGGGCCACGGCATCCCCGGCGGCGCGCTGTTCACGATGATGTTCCAGGGCACGGGCACCGTCGTCGTCAAGACGCACGGCATCCCCGTGGTCCTGCCGGTCACGCCGACCACGTTCGCCGACTGCAACGCGGTCGTCGCCTGGTCGGCCGCCTCGCAGGTCATCCTCTCCAGCCAGGTCCGGCTGCGCCGCAACGCGTACCCGGGACACAGCGGAGAGACCGTGAACCTCCAGTTCCGGGGCGCCCCCGGCAACTTCATCGTCGTCCAGCCGTACGAGGTCTGA
- a CDS encoding molybdenum cofactor biosynthesis protein MoaE produces MASTHDHPGEQAAQDPIRLLAIRDTPLSLDEVFAAVGDDAAGGTALFVGTVRNHDGGADVDTLGYSCHPTAEAEMRRIAEKVAAEYPVRALAAVHRVGDLDVGDLAVVVAVSCPHRGEAFEACRKLIDDLKHEVPIWKHQRFSDGTEEWVGAC; encoded by the coding sequence ATGGCAAGCACGCACGACCATCCAGGTGAGCAGGCGGCGCAGGACCCGATCCGTCTGCTGGCGATCCGTGACACGCCGCTCTCCCTCGACGAGGTCTTCGCGGCGGTCGGCGACGACGCGGCAGGTGGCACCGCGCTGTTCGTCGGCACCGTGCGCAACCACGACGGTGGCGCCGATGTCGACACCCTCGGTTACTCCTGCCATCCCACGGCGGAGGCGGAGATGCGCCGCATCGCGGAGAAGGTCGCCGCCGAGTATCCCGTCCGGGCGCTCGCCGCTGTCCACCGTGTGGGTGACCTCGACGTCGGGGATCTCGCCGTGGTCGTCGCCGTGTCCTGCCCGCACCGGGGCGAGGCGTTCGAGGCCTGCCGGAAGCTGATCGACGACCTCAAGCACGAGGTGCCGATATGGAAGCACCAGCGGTTCTCCGACGGCACGGAAGAATGGGTGGGTGCTTGCTGA
- a CDS encoding PPA1309 family protein — translation MPNDSSSGPPMAASPLTRAVLEIDEYASGLGWDQPARLFALVDTLQLRSQEPGLARQLGLDGADDAAPLTPVEQDEIPAGTPLDEFLGTLAWPDAVAGCALTVERLMLPPSAEASVPVGLDDAALTKWVAEHPDRQEVRMTVAVLRDGSRESALRLREKDSPTEVLTGAGLVPGLAEALAATFEA, via the coding sequence ATGCCCAACGATTCCTCTTCCGGCCCCCCGATGGCCGCGAGCCCGCTCACCCGCGCCGTGCTCGAGATCGACGAGTACGCCTCCGGTCTCGGCTGGGACCAGCCGGCCCGGCTCTTCGCTCTCGTCGACACCCTTCAGCTGCGTTCCCAGGAGCCGGGCCTCGCCCGCCAGCTCGGTCTGGACGGCGCCGACGACGCCGCGCCGCTCACCCCCGTCGAGCAGGACGAGATCCCTGCCGGCACCCCGCTCGACGAGTTCCTCGGCACCCTCGCCTGGCCCGACGCGGTGGCCGGCTGCGCCCTGACCGTGGAGCGCCTGATGCTGCCGCCTTCCGCGGAGGCCTCCGTGCCGGTCGGCCTCGACGACGCGGCTCTCACCAAGTGGGTCGCCGAGCACCCGGACCGCCAGGAGGTCCGGATGACGGTGGCCGTGCTGCGCGACGGCTCACGGGAGTCCGCGCTGCGGCTGCGGGAGAAGGACTCCCCGACCGAGGTGCTCACGGGAGCCGGGCTGGTGCCGGGGCTGGCCGAGGCCCTGGCCGCCACCTTCGAGGCGTAG
- a CDS encoding SDR family oxidoreductase, whose protein sequence is MSSPDPQVRAARNHSTPTGGGGPSGRGPVVAVTGAATGVGDLLTRRLAASEEVKQVVALDERRGEVSEAQWHILDVRDPAIAEKLRGVDVVVHLALDLDLESDPAARTAYNVRGTQTVLTAAAAAGVHRVVLCTSAMVYGAHPDNDVPLAEDAELRATAEATGVGDLLEIERLARRAPRAHPGLNVTVVRPAVLVGGTDTALTRYFESPRLLVVAGSRPTWQFCHVEDLVSALEYAALEKVEGELAVGCDGWLEQEEVEELSGIRRMELPSAVALGAAARLHRIGLTPSPAGDLAYTMHPWVVSVSGLHDAGWRPQWTNEEVLAALLEEVEGRHTVAGRRLGRKDATAAGAAGATVALLGTAALVRRARKARRRI, encoded by the coding sequence GTGAGTTCCCCAGATCCGCAGGTTCGCGCAGCGCGAAACCACTCAACCCCGACCGGGGGCGGCGGGCCGTCGGGCCGTGGCCCCGTCGTCGCCGTCACCGGCGCCGCCACCGGCGTCGGCGACCTCCTCACGAGGCGCCTGGCCGCGTCGGAGGAGGTCAAGCAGGTCGTGGCCCTGGACGAACGCCGGGGCGAGGTGTCCGAGGCCCAGTGGCACATCCTCGATGTGCGGGACCCGGCCATCGCCGAGAAGCTGCGCGGCGTCGACGTCGTGGTGCATCTGGCGCTGGACCTCGACCTGGAGTCCGATCCCGCCGCACGGACCGCCTACAACGTGCGCGGCACCCAGACGGTGCTGACGGCCGCCGCTGCCGCCGGTGTGCACCGTGTCGTCCTGTGCACCTCCGCCATGGTCTACGGGGCCCACCCCGACAACGACGTCCCCCTCGCGGAGGACGCGGAACTGCGTGCGACCGCGGAGGCGACGGGTGTCGGCGACCTCCTGGAGATCGAGCGGCTGGCCCGCCGGGCTCCGCGCGCCCACCCCGGCCTGAACGTCACCGTGGTCAGGCCTGCCGTCCTGGTGGGCGGCACCGACACCGCGCTCACCCGCTACTTCGAGTCGCCGCGGCTGCTCGTGGTCGCCGGATCACGCCCCACCTGGCAGTTCTGCCACGTGGAGGACCTGGTCAGCGCGCTCGAGTACGCCGCTCTCGAGAAGGTCGAGGGCGAGCTCGCCGTGGGCTGCGACGGGTGGCTGGAGCAGGAGGAGGTCGAGGAGCTCAGCGGCATCCGGCGCATGGAGCTGCCCTCGGCGGTCGCCCTGGGCGCCGCGGCCCGTCTCCACCGGATCGGGCTCACGCCCTCGCCCGCCGGGGACCTCGCCTACACGATGCACCCCTGGGTCGTGAGCGTGAGCGGGCTGCACGACGCCGGCTGGCGTCCGCAGTGGACGAACGAGGAGGTGCTGGCGGCGCTCCTGGAGGAGGTGGAGGGCCGGCACACGGTGGCGGGCCGCCGGCTCGGTCGCAAGGACGCCACGGCTGCGGGCGCAGCGGGTGCGACCGTCGCGCTGCTCGGCACGGCGGCCCTGGTCCGCCGGGCGCGCAAGGCACGGCGGAGGATCTGA
- a CDS encoding NUDIX hydrolase: MSLHEDALLVLKDYDGQGSQAELRQTYLDHLQAHPDGMWKSCGAGHLTASALVVDPERGRVLLTLHKKLGMWLQMGGHCEPGDTSLAAAALREATEESGIPGLSLLPGGPVTLDRHSIPAPCHWHLDVQYAALAPAGAVEAISDESLDLRWFRYDEVADVADTSVVQLMQRTREALRR, encoded by the coding sequence GTGAGCCTCCATGAAGACGCGCTCCTCGTCCTGAAGGACTACGACGGGCAAGGAAGCCAGGCGGAGCTGCGCCAGACGTACCTGGACCACCTGCAGGCCCATCCGGACGGCATGTGGAAGTCCTGCGGGGCAGGGCATCTGACGGCCAGCGCCCTGGTGGTCGATCCTGAGCGCGGGCGGGTGCTGCTGACGCTGCACAAGAAGCTCGGGATGTGGCTGCAGATGGGCGGCCACTGCGAACCGGGCGACACGTCCCTGGCAGCGGCGGCGCTGCGCGAGGCGACGGAGGAGTCGGGGATCCCGGGGCTGTCGCTGCTGCCCGGCGGTCCGGTCACCCTGGACCGGCACTCCATTCCGGCGCCGTGCCACTGGCATCTGGACGTGCAGTACGCGGCCCTCGCCCCGGCGGGAGCGGTGGAGGCCATCAGCGACGAGTCGCTGGACCTGCGCTGGTTCCGCTACGACGAGGTGGCCGACGTGGCCGACACCTCCGTCGTACAGCTCATGCAGCGCACGCGGGAAGCTCTCCGGCGCTAG
- a CDS encoding AIM24 family protein, with amino-acid sequence MQSPLFSNTEQQSQDRYVVQNPQLLRVALTGHDDILARKGAMVAYQGLVDFDGEYQTSSQRRARANTGEGLDLMRCSGQGTVYFANLAQYVHVVDVDQEGMTVDSSYVLALDSTLHTEVIAVDSQYGISGSGKYQLNISGRGKVALMTSGQPLMMQVTPDKYVNVDADAIVAWSSALRVQMQAQTHSSGVRRRRGNTGEGWELSFLGQGFALVQPSEVMPPQNADLGQGVRAQFGVGQHGSHAQNQNNAWN; translated from the coding sequence ATGCAGAGTCCTCTTTTCAGCAACACAGAACAGCAGAGCCAGGACCGGTACGTCGTCCAGAACCCGCAGCTGCTGCGGGTCGCGCTGACCGGCCACGACGACATCCTGGCCCGCAAGGGCGCCATGGTGGCCTACCAGGGGCTCGTCGACTTCGACGGCGAGTACCAGACGAGCAGCCAGCGCAGGGCCCGCGCCAACACCGGTGAGGGCCTCGACCTGATGCGCTGCTCCGGGCAGGGCACGGTCTACTTCGCCAACCTGGCGCAGTACGTCCACGTGGTGGACGTCGACCAGGAGGGCATGACGGTCGACAGCTCCTACGTCCTGGCGCTCGACTCCACGCTGCACACCGAGGTGATCGCGGTGGACAGCCAGTACGGCATCTCCGGGTCGGGTAAGTACCAGCTCAACATCTCGGGACGGGGCAAGGTCGCGCTGATGACCTCCGGCCAGCCGCTGATGATGCAGGTCACTCCGGACAAGTACGTCAACGTCGACGCGGACGCCATCGTCGCCTGGTCCTCGGCACTGCGGGTGCAGATGCAGGCGCAGACGCACTCCTCCGGTGTCCGCCGCCGCCGAGGCAACACCGGAGAGGGCTGGGAGCTCAGCTTCCTCGGCCAGGGCTTCGCCCTGGTGCAGCCCAGCGAGGTCATGCCGCCGCAGAACGCCGATCTCGGACAGGGCGTGCGCGCCCAGTTCGGAGTCGGCCAGCACGGTTCCCACGCGCAGAACCAGAACAACGCCTGGAACTAG
- a CDS encoding AIM24 family protein — MNQQLAGFAPTPMVARMENHGRTMLKVAMTTGQDLYARTGSMVAYEGFVQYEPNPPAVRQIAAQWVTGEGAPIMKCSGDGLLYLADYGADVVVINLNNDSLSVNGTNVLAFDAHLQWGVEKVKGLAKFAGQGLWNVEIAGTGWVALTSRGTPIVVDCGRGEDETYVDPDALVAWSPNLKVKGKRSFKASSLIGRGSGEAYQMAFSGQGIVVVQPSEDSTDRLRIRH, encoded by the coding sequence ATGAACCAGCAACTCGCGGGCTTCGCCCCGACCCCCATGGTGGCCCGTATGGAGAACCACGGCCGCACCATGCTCAAGGTCGCCATGACCACCGGTCAGGACCTGTACGCGCGCACCGGCTCGATGGTCGCCTACGAGGGCTTCGTCCAGTACGAGCCCAACCCGCCCGCCGTCCGCCAGATCGCGGCCCAGTGGGTCACCGGCGAGGGCGCGCCCATCATGAAGTGCTCCGGTGACGGCCTGCTCTACCTCGCCGACTACGGCGCGGACGTGGTCGTCATCAACCTCAACAACGACTCCCTGTCGGTCAACGGCACCAATGTCCTCGCCTTCGACGCGCACCTCCAGTGGGGCGTCGAGAAGGTCAAGGGCCTGGCCAAGTTCGCCGGCCAGGGCCTGTGGAACGTGGAGATCGCGGGCACCGGATGGGTGGCCCTGACCTCACGCGGCACGCCCATCGTCGTCGACTGCGGCCGCGGCGAGGACGAGACGTACGTCGACCCCGACGCGCTCGTCGCCTGGTCCCCGAACCTGAAGGTGAAGGGCAAGCGCAGCTTCAAGGCGTCCTCGCTGATCGGGCGGGGCAGCGGAGAGGCCTACCAGATGGCTTTTTCCGGCCAGGGCATCGTCGTCGTACAGCCGAGCGAGGACAGTACCGACCGCCTGCGGATCCGGCACTGA